The nucleotide window GCGATTTTCTGCAAGGTGAACTATGCAAACATTGGAACTCACGTCTGAAAACGTGGAAAAGGTTTTGGATGAAATGCGCCCCTACCTGATTTCAGATGGTGGCAACGTGGAATTGGTGGAGTTGGAAGGTCCAATCGTAAAGCTACGGCTTCAGGGCGCTTGCGGCTCTTGTCCAAGTTCGGCAATGACGTTGCGAATGGGGATTGAGCGGAAGCTACGGGAAACGATCCCTGAGATTGCTGAGGTTGAACAAGTTTTTTAAGGAATCTTAAGATATCTGGGTTCTAGGTCACTGGGTGATACTGGAACTGTAGAGTTTAGAGCAGGGAGAACTTAAGGTTTTTCCTGCTTATTTTTTGCTAAGGGAGTTGCGTGAAAATAAAACACCAGTGAAATGCATTGACTTTTCAGCCCCCTAAATCCCCCATTCTGGAGCAGGACTTCCGAACCTTTCAAAGTCCCCCAGAATGGGGGATTTAGAAGGCGGTTCAGGGCGTTATTTAATTGCAACTCCCTAATTATGGCAGTTTGAGGTACGCATAGGGGTGCTGCTCCTGCGATTTTCCATAGCGGATGACGATCGCCCAGCGATCGCCCAGCGATCGCCTGAGTGATTCGGCAGCGATCGCTTTTCGCCAAGTTATGACCAGATTTTTGTCGTTTTTCTTGATCTTGACTCATGCCGCATCCTCTTTATGTCGCTTTCATTTGGCATCAGCATCAGCCGCTTTACAAGAGCCGCCTAGCGGGAGAATATCGCCTTCCTTGGGTGCGATTGCATGGTACGAAGGATTATTTAGATTTGGTGCTGATGTTGGAGCGGTATCCGAAGTTGCACCAAACGGTAAATTTGGTGCCTTCGTTGATGATGCAAATTGAAGATTATGTAGCAGGAACAGCGTTTGATCCCTACCTATCATTGGCGTTGATGCCGACAGAGATGTTAGAGCGGCAGCAACGACGGTTTATTGTTGAACATTTTTTTGATGCTAATTATCGGACGTTGATTGCGCCCCATCCGCGCTATGCCGAACTGTACAATCAGCGGCAAGATAAAGGTCAGGATTGGTGTTTAGAGAATTGGACTTTGCAGGATTTTGGAGATCTGCTGGCTTGGCACAACTTGGCGTGGATTGATCCCCTATTTTGGCATGACCCAGAAATTGCTCAATGGCTAGAGCAGGGTAAAGGGTTTAACTTGAGCGATCGCCAGCGCATTTATTCCAAGCAACGCGAAATCCTCAGCCGCATCATTCCTCAACATCGCCTGATGCAAGAAACAGGACAGCTTGAGGTCACTACGACTCCTTATACTCACCCCATTCTGCCGCTGTTAGCCGATACTAATGCTGGACGAGTGGCAGTACCCAATATGACCTTGCCCCAGCAGCGCTTTCAATGGGAGGAGGATATTCCTCGGCATTTGAGCAAAGCCAAGGTTATGTACCAAGAGCGATTCGGCTGCAACCCTAGGGGGCTATGGCCTTCTGAACAGTCGGTTAGCCCGATTATTTTGCCCTATGTTGCGGAACAGGGTTTCCAATGGCTGTGTTCTGATGAGGCGGTTTTGGGCTGGACGACGCAGCATTTCTTCCATCGAGATGGGTCGGGGACTGTCGAAGATCCAGAGTTGCTTTACCGTCCGTATCGTCTCAACACGCCCAACGGTGATTTGTCGATCGTCTTCCGCGACCACCGCTTGTCTGACCTAGTAGGCTTTACCTACAGCGCTATGGAGCCGCAGAAGGCAGCAGCAGATTTGGTAGGACATTTAGAATCGATCGCCCGTTCTCTGAAACATCATCAGCTTGAACAAAGCACGGTTTTAGAAAATCCTTGGCTGGTAACGATCGCCCTGGATGGCGAAAACTGCTGGGAATATTATGCGCAAGATGGTAAGCCGTTTTTAGAATCGCTCTACCAAAAGTTGAGCGACCATGACACTGTTGAACTAGTGACGGTTTCAGAGTTTATTGAGAAATTTCCGGCAACCGTGACCCTGCCGAGCGATCGCCTCCACAGCGGCTCTTGGGTCGATGGCAACTTTACGACTTGGATTGGTGATCCCGCCAAGAATCGCGCCTGGGATCTGCTAACCACTGCTCGCCAAGTATTAGCCAACCATCCCGAAGCCACTGAAGAAAATAATCCTGATGCCTGGGAAGCGTTGTATGCCGCAGAAGGCTCGGACTGGTTCTGGTGGTTTGGAGTGGGGCATAGCTCTAACCAAGATGCCATGTTCGACCAGCTATTCCGCGAACATTTGGCGGCTTTGTACGAATCTCTGAATGAACCTGTCCCTGTCGAAATTCGTCGCCCTATAGAAGTTCACACCGCCCAAGGTGCTCACAACCCTAGCGGCTTCATTCACCCTATCGTGGATGGCAATGGCAATGAGCAAGATTGGGATAAAGCCGGGCGCATTGATATTGGCGGTACTCGGGGCACGATGCACCAAAGCAGCACTGTTCAGCGCCTCTGGTATGGGGTCGATCACCTCAACCTGTATTTGCGCCTGGACTTTAAGCCTGGAGCCAAGCCCGGAGCCGATTTTCCGCCTGAGCTTCATCTGCTTTGGTTTTATCCCGATCGCCAGATGAAGAATAGTCCCGCCCCGATCGCCGAACTGCCCGACGAACTACCTGTCAGCTATCTATTCCACCACCATCTGGGTGTTCATCTCACAACTCAATCAACCTGGTTTCAAGAAGCCGTCGAGAATTATCAGTGGCACTCACGCCCCACTCGCGCCCAGGTTGCTTTCAACACCTGCCTAGAGATTGCCTTGCCTTGGGCAGATCTGCATCAGGTCGAACCAGACTGGGCGCTCCGTCTAGTTGTCGTTTTAGCCGATGAGGGGCGCTACATCGGATCAATTCCAGAAGATTCACTGCTTTCCATAGATGTTCCTTAAATTCCCCAGTTACCCCACTCGTCTTGTGCTTCTTCCTTCGTATTGGTATTGCGGGAAGGAGTTTCACGTTTGAAGTTGAGATGGACAGAGCGATTCTGTTCGCCATCGGCGGCGATCGCCATGATTGGGAAATCTAAAACGCCATCTTGGAAGGATAGTTGAATTCGGAAGGTGCCATCTGGGTTAAGTTGAATCGGCTGACCGCCAATGGTTAACTTTGCATCTGGTTCAGTGGCACCGTAAACGATGAGTTCGGCATCGGCTACCAGCCAGAACTGGCGAGGACGAATAGGTGGAATAGAGGCAAAGCCAATCCCCGACATCATGCCAATTCCTGACATGCCAATCCCCGACATATTCTGCCCTGACATCATCCCAATACCTGACATCCCTACTCCCGACATGCCCATTCCGATTCCAACCCCCGACATCCCTACTCCTGACATGCCCATTCCGATTCCAACCCCCGACATCCCTACTCCTGACATGCCCATTCCGATTCCAACCCCAGACATCCCCACTCCTGACATGCCCATCCCGATTCCAATCCCCGACATCCCTACTCCCGACATGCCCATTCCAATTCCAACCCCAGACATCCCTACTCCCGACATGCCCATCCCAATTCCAACCCCAGACATCCCCACTCCCGACATGCCAACGCCTGACTGTGTGACAAATGAGCTAACCGAGGGAACCTGTTGCACAGAGCCAAAGATAGAGCCTGCGACCCGCTGAGCCTCGGCAGCCTGAGCTAAGTGATAGGTGGTGGGAATGGTTTGGAAAGTGCGGCTGCTTCTAGGAGGAGAGAGTTCTAAGAAGGTTTTGTCTTTAAGAGTGTCATCCCAATTCAGGGTTATTTCCTGATCATCCACCCAATCGGAAGGATAGACAGGTGGAATGCGGATGGGGAGCGATCGCGCCAGCAACAACCACTGACCATCGGCAGTCAGATAACCAATCTCGGCTCGATAATCGCGATCGCTTACAGGCACTGGCAAGTACCAATCGCGCGCAAACTCTTCGCACTCAAACTGCTGCAAGCTGTGAGAATTGGTCACCGTCAGGTCAATATCGGTCACATCATAAAGCCGTAACGCCAACCGTGTACCGCCTTGCCGCCGCACTTCTTCCCGGTGCGACTGAGGCACATCCCAGTAGGCATAAGCCCAATGAGGATCACGAGGGATCAGAACAATCTG belongs to Timaviella obliquedivisa GSE-PSE-MK23-08B and includes:
- a CDS encoding glycoside hydrolase; translated protein: MPHPLYVAFIWHQHQPLYKSRLAGEYRLPWVRLHGTKDYLDLVLMLERYPKLHQTVNLVPSLMMQIEDYVAGTAFDPYLSLALMPTEMLERQQRRFIVEHFFDANYRTLIAPHPRYAELYNQRQDKGQDWCLENWTLQDFGDLLAWHNLAWIDPLFWHDPEIAQWLEQGKGFNLSDRQRIYSKQREILSRIIPQHRLMQETGQLEVTTTPYTHPILPLLADTNAGRVAVPNMTLPQQRFQWEEDIPRHLSKAKVMYQERFGCNPRGLWPSEQSVSPIILPYVAEQGFQWLCSDEAVLGWTTQHFFHRDGSGTVEDPELLYRPYRLNTPNGDLSIVFRDHRLSDLVGFTYSAMEPQKAAADLVGHLESIARSLKHHQLEQSTVLENPWLVTIALDGENCWEYYAQDGKPFLESLYQKLSDHDTVELVTVSEFIEKFPATVTLPSDRLHSGSWVDGNFTTWIGDPAKNRAWDLLTTARQVLANHPEATEENNPDAWEALYAAEGSDWFWWFGVGHSSNQDAMFDQLFREHLAALYESLNEPVPVEIRRPIEVHTAQGAHNPSGFIHPIVDGNGNEQDWDKAGRIDIGGTRGTMHQSSTVQRLWYGVDHLNLYLRLDFKPGAKPGADFPPELHLLWFYPDRQMKNSPAPIAELPDELPVSYLFHHHLGVHLTTQSTWFQEAVENYQWHSRPTRAQVAFNTCLEIALPWADLHQVEPDWALRLVVVLADEGRYIGSIPEDSLLSIDVP
- a CDS encoding NifU family protein; the encoded protein is MQTLELTSENVEKVLDEMRPYLISDGGNVELVELEGPIVKLRLQGACGSCPSSAMTLRMGIERKLRETIPEIAEVEQVF